Proteins encoded in a region of the Raphanus sativus cultivar WK10039 chromosome 8, ASM80110v3, whole genome shotgun sequence genome:
- the LOC130498619 gene encoding LOB domain-containing protein 2-like, translating into MMQRNSTNNNISNNTSSSHQACASCKHQRKKCNNECILSPYFPARKTKEFQAVHKVFGVSNVQKMVRTVREEDRTKLSESLTWEALWRQKDPVLGSYGEYRRVSEELKLYKSLVHNQPLIGWDNNQRVLNNNNKNGLAVNSSGSGGFSVNNNGVGGNREVINGGYTSRSLLGGYENLRQDQRQQCYAVINGFKQHYLPL; encoded by the coding sequence ATGATGCAAAGAAACTCTACCAACAACAACATTTCCAATAACACATCATCGTCACATCAAGCCTGCGCTTCATGCAAACACCAAAGAAAGAAATGCAACAACGAATGCATCTTATCTCCTTATTTTCCGGCTCGCAAGACCAAGGAGTTTCAGGCCGTTCACAAAGTGTTTGGTGTTAGCAACGTACAGAAAATGGTACGGACCGTACGCGAAGAGGACCGAACCAAGCTGTCTGAATCTTTGACGTGGGAAGCTCTATGGAGACAGAAAGATCCGGTCCTTGGCTCCTACGGAGAGTATAGGAGGGTCAGTGAAGAGCTCAAGCTGTACAAAAGCTTGGTTCATAATCAACCTCTCATTGGTTGGGATAATAATCAACGTGTACTcaacaataacaacaaaaacGGATTAGCGGTGAACTCAAGTGGATCTGGTGGGTTTAGTGTTAATAACAATGGTGTTGGTGGGAATCGGGAGGTTATTAACGGTGGATATACATCGAGGAGTTTGCTTGGTGGCTACGAAAATTTAAGGCAAGATCAAAGGCAACAATGTTATGCAGTGATTAATGGGTTTAAACAGCATTATCTCCCACTATAA
- the LOC108821125 gene encoding uncharacterized protein LOC108821125 encodes MRGEKKITLEEYVDFMNSGNSIDFTCSYLNQILHINGFRKLHKSNKKTVGEAVDAVDLIDLSRSTLNQTSVSSSSASLTLDQVITDIEALKWQECCLTSLQIVNSDQVTRSVEANIPKQRSNKRKIGNQKKKRKMRRASDL; translated from the exons atgaggGGAGAGAAGAAGATAACTCTGGAGGAATACGTTGATTTCATGAACTCTGGAAACTCCATCGACTTCACCTGCTCCTACCTCAATCAG ATCCTTCACATCAATGGTTTCCGAAAGCTTCACAAATCCAATAAG AAAACTGTAGGCGAAGCAGTAGACGCAGTGGATCTGATAGATCTCTCACGCTCAACTCTGAATCAAACCTCCGTCTCGTCGTCATCAGCTTCCCTCACTCTCGATCAAGTGATCACCGACATCGAAGCTCTCAAATGGCAGGAGTGCTGCCTCACCTCTCTCCAGATCGTCAACTCCGATCAAGTCACTCGATCAGTGGAAGCCAATATCCCCAAGCAGCGATCGAACAAGAGGAAGATCGgaaaccaaaagaagaagaggaaaatgCGAAGAGCTTCAGATCTATGA
- the LOC108818734 gene encoding ervatamin-B encodes MLNVLRKSNLTLIILICSVLIASRLCSVDSSVYDPITTLRERFNKWLQTHSILYGGKEEWMLRFGIYQSNLQLIDYINSLHLPFKLTDNRFADMTNAEFRAHFLGLNTSSLRLNRDQRPVCDAVGNVPDAVDWRKEGAVTPVRNQGKCGGCWAFTAVAAIEGINKIKTGNLVSLSEQQLIDCDVGAFNKGCSGGLMTTAYEYLIANGGLVTEADYPYTATQGACDQEKSKNKVVTIQGYTKVAQNEASLQAATAQQPVSVGIDAAGFIFQLYSSGVFTGYCGNHLNHGVTVVGYGEEDGQKYWIVKNSWGTAWGEQGYVRMERGYSEETGKCGIAMLASYPTK; translated from the exons atgctgaATGTACTTAGAAAATCTAACCTGACCCTTATCATTTTGATCTGCTCTGTCCTGATAGCCTCAAGGCTATGCTCTGTGGACTCCTCTGTGTACGACCCAATCACAACCCTGAGAGAGCGGTTCAATAAGTGGCTTCAAACGCATAGCATATTATATGGAGGAAAGGAGGAGTGGATGCTACGGTTTGGGATATACCAGTCTAATCTCCAGCTGATAGACTACATCAATTCTCTCCACTTGCCCTTTAAGTTAACAGACAACAGATTTGCGGACATGACTAATGCTGAGTTTAGAGCTCATTTTCTTGGTTTGAACACGTCTTCCCTGAGGTTAAACAGGGACCAAAGGCCGGTCTGTGACGCGGTAGGTAACGTGCCTGACGCTGTGGACTGGAGGAAAGAAGGTGCAGTGACTCCTGTTAGAAACCAAGGAAAATGCG GAGGTTGCTGGGCGTTCACTGCAGTGGCAGCTATTGAAGGCATCAACAAGATAAAGACAGGGAACTTAGTATCTCTCTCAGAACAACAGCTCATAGATTGTGACGTCGGTGCTTTCAACAAAGGCTGCAGCGGTGGATTAATGACAACAGCATATGAATACCTTATAGCCAATGGTGGACTAGTGACCGAGGCTGACTATCCATACACAGCCACACAGGGTGCATGCGACCAAGAGAAGTCCAAAAATAAGGTGGTTACAATACAAGGATACACAAAGGTAGCACAGAACGAGGCGAGTTTACAAGCTGCTACAGCTCAACAACCGGTATCAGTTGGAATAGACGCTGCTGGTTTCATCTTTCAGCTTTACTCTTCTGGTGTGTTCACAGGCTACTGTGGAAATCATCTCAACCATGGAGTGACTGTTGTTGgatatggagaagaagatgggcAAAAGTACTGGATTGTGAAGAATTCGTGGGGAACTGCTTGGGGTGAACAGGGGTATGTAAGGATGGAACGTGGTTATAGTGAAGAGACGGGTAAGTGTGGTATTGCTATGCTTGCAAGCTATCCTACGAAGTGA
- the LOC108819638 gene encoding delta-9 desaturase-like 4 protein, producing MCDPTRDHGSSQSGVVHKEKRAYFQREWNSFDVMRTLTVTIVHLLCLLAPFNYKWEALRFGLVLFTVVQLGITFSYHRNLSHRSFKLPKWLEYPFAYSAVFALQGDPMDWVSIHRFHHQFTDTDRDPHSPTEGLWFSHVLWIFDTRYIKYKCGRRNNVMDLKQQWFYRFLRKTIGFHVLMFWTVLYLYGGLPYLTCGGGVGVAIGYHVTWLVNSVGHFWGSRSWKTKDTSRNVWWLSIFTMGDSWHNNHHAFESSARHGFEWWQIDFTWYLIRLFEIIGLATHVKLPSEFQKQKMSLACSS from the exons ATGTGTGATCCAACTAGAGACCATGGCTCTAGCCAAAGCGGCGTGGTTCATAAGGAAAAAAGGGCGTATTTTCAGAGAGAATGGAATTCGTTCGATGTAATGAGAACGTTAACCGTTACGATTGTGCACCTATTGTGTCTCTTGGCACCATTTAACTATAAGTGGGAGGCTTTACGGTTCGGTCTGGTGCTCTTCACGGTTGTTCAGCTCGGCATTACATTTTCATACCATAGGAACTTGTCTCACCGGAGCTTCAAGCTCCCGAAATGGCTCGAATATCCTTTCGCCTATTCTGCTGTTTTCGCTCTTCAG GGCGATCCGATGGATTGGGTGAGCATACACAGGTTTCATCACCAGTTTACAGATACAGACCGTGACCCACATAGCCCTACTGAAGGGTTATGGTTCAGCCATGTCTTGTGGATATTTGACACTCGCTACATCAAATATAAG TGTGGAAGACGTAACAACGTCATGGACTTGAAGCAGCAATGGTTCTATAGGTTTCTACGCAAGACGATTGGTTTCCACGTCTTAATGTTTTGGACCGTTCTCTATCTCTACGGTGGTTTACCTTACCTTACTTGCGGCGGG GGCGTTGGAGTTGCGATCGGGTACCATGTGACATGGCTCGTAAACTCGGTAGGCCATTTTTGGGGTTCGAGGTCGTGGAAGACTAAAGACACATCTCGTAACGTTtg GTGGCTAAGCATATTCACAATGGGAGATAGTTGGCACAACAACCACCATGCTTTTGAATCGTCGGCTAGGCATGGCTTTGAGTGGTGGCAGATAGATTTCACCTGGTACCTCATTCGATTATTTGAGATTATCGGATTAGCCACTCATGTGAAATTGCCATCAGAGTTCCAGAAACAGAAGATGTCTCTCGCTTGTTCGTCTTGA
- the LOC108819640 gene encoding protein AGENET DOMAIN (AGD)-CONTAINING P1-like, with product MAEFAEGELVEVCLKEDGYFGSFFEAKVLSKLHDGTFYEVEYKNLITEGENPQPLVETISADDIRPMPPTLPQPSTFSLHEKVDAFDLDAWWYGEIYGYDGETYYVHFPTTKHLCEYPLQSLRKHLEFVDGEWVPSAMSTRRR from the coding sequence ATGGCCGAGTTTGCGGAAGGAGAATTGGTCGAAGTATGCCTCAAAGAAGATGGTTACTTCGGGTCATTCTTTGAGGCCAAGGTATTGTCCAAGCTTCACGATGGAACTTTCTACGAGGTTGAGTACAAGAACCTTATCACTGAAGGCGAAAACCCTCAGCCGTTGGTTGAAACCATCTCCGCCGACGACATCCGTCCGATGCCACCTACATTACCCCAGCCGTCGACGTTTAGCCTCCATGAGAAGGTTGATGCTTTTGACCTAGACGCGTGGTGGTACGGAGAGATCTACGGTTATGACGGCGAGACGTACTACGTTCACTTTCCAACGACCAAACATTTGTGCGAGTACCCACTTCAAAGCCTCAGAAAGCATCTCGAATTTGTTGACGGTGAATGGGTTCCTTCAGCAATGTCAACAAGGAGGCGTTGA
- the LOC108818733 gene encoding uncharacterized protein LOC108818733 produces MVRMLIHIRPFPTTSLSRSLTVLSSSFSSTSSPTQQHKRWSGLDNWRNSPINDLRLWGPNGPLLPSSSSDSTSSTFNGLVSAAPSLADLGALVLSTPDPLSKSHISHLAFSRWRCSENNLPVGSISHLPSSPARPPKPLLVPTNEVPSPKDSALPLNAYMLHTLAHIELNAIDLAWDTVARFSPFFHVLGRDFFDDFAHVADDESRHFMWCSQRLAELGFKYGDIPANNLLMRECENTSSNVAARLAVIPLVQEARGLDAGPRLVKRLMGFGDHRTSKIVETIADEEIAHVAVGVDWFLSVCQKMNRAPCPTFKDLIKEYGAELRGPFNHSAREIAGIPRDWYDSSCGTEVDECSNKQSDKEQLSAVYDRLTHIISMESENSSLERPAK; encoded by the exons atgGTTAGAATGTTGATTCACATCCGTCCCTTCCCGACCACTTCTCTGTCTCGTTCTCTCActgttctctcttcttctttctcctccaCTTCTTCTCCGACACAGCAACACAAGCGTTGGTCTGGTCTCGACAACTGGAGAAACAGCCCCATCAACGACCTCCGTCTCTGGGGACCTAACGGTCCtctccttccttcttcttcttctgactccacctcctccaccttCAACGGTCTAGTCTCCGCTGCCCCTTCTCTCGCTGACCTCGGAGCTCTCGTCCTCTCAACACCCGACCCTCTCTCAAAATCCCACATCTCACACTTAGCTTTCTCCCGTTGGCGCTGCAGTGAGAATAATCTCCCCGTTGGCTCCATCTCTCACCTCCCTTCCTCTCCCGCTCGCCCTCCCAAACCTCTCCTT GTTCCGACCAACGAAGTGCCAAGTCCGAAAGACTCAGCGCTTCCTCTCAACGCCTATATGCTTCACACCCTCGCTCACATCGAGCTCAACGCTATCGACTTGGCTTGGGACACTGTTGCTCGCTTCTCCCCTTTCTTCCACGTTCTCGGTCGCGACTTCTTCGATGACTTCGCTCATGTTGCTGATGATGAGAGTCGACACTTCATGTGGTGTTCTCAGAGACTCGCTGAGCTTGGTTTCAA GTATGGAGATATACCGGCTAATAATTTGTTGATGAGGGAATGCGAGAATACATCAAGCAATGTCGCTGCTCGCTTGGCTGTTATCCCTCTTGTTCAG GAGGCTAGAGGACTAGATGCTGGACCTAGGTTGGTCAAAAGATTGATGGGGTTTGGAGATCATAGGACTTCTAAAATAGTGGAAACGATTGCTGACGAGGAAATTGCACATGTGGCTGTTGGTGTAGACTGGTTTCTCTCTGTGTGTCAAAAGATGAACCGTGCTCCTTGCCCTACGTTTAAAG ATTTGATTAAAGAGTATGGTGCTGAGTTAAGGGGACCTTTTAACCACTCAGCTCGGGAGATAGCTGGCATTCCCCGAGATTG GTATGATTCATCATGTGGCACCGAAGTGGATGAATGCAGCAACAAACAGAGTGACAAGGAGCAACTTTCTGCG GTTTACGATAGGCTCACGCACATAATCTCAATGGAGAGTGAGAATTCAAGTCTCGAACGGCCAGCCAAATGA
- the LOC130498614 gene encoding phospholipase A1-IIalpha-like, with protein sequence MLEDIPKRWEVLSGQNKWKGLLDPLDSDLRRYLIHYGEMAQVGYDAFNWDRKSEYCGDCYYPKSQIHARTGYLKANPFRYNVTKYIYATASIKLPLCFIVKSLSKKASRVQTNWMGYIAVATDEGKAMLGRRDIVVAWRGTLQPYEWANDFDFPLESGVKVFPVTDTKHVPRIGSGWLDVYTASDAMSPYDTSSAREQVQAELKRLLEVYKNEEVSITFTGHSLGGVMSTLAAADLVHSRKNKIEAGLQSKQVPITVFAFGCPRIGDQDFKRTVNSHKDLNILRIVNVPDVAPNYPLFLYAEVGEVLQINTLNSTYLKRSLNWRNYHNLEIYLHGIAGMQDKSGVFRLEIGRDVSLVNKGLDALKDKYLVPSTWRCLANSGMVQMDDGTWKLDVHRYEDDDDDDDDESTNK encoded by the exons ATGTTGGAAGACATACCAAAGAGATGGGAGGTGCTAAGCGGCCAAAACAAATGGAAAGGCCTGCTTGATCCACTTGACTCCGACTTGCGTCGCTATCTCATCCACTATGGCGAGATGGCTCAGGTTGGTTATGACGCCTTTAACTGGGACCGTAAGTCCGAATACTGCGGTGATTGTTATTACCCCAAGAGTCAAATCCACGCTCGAACTGGCTACCTTAAAGCCAACCCTTTCAG GTACAATGTGACTAAGTACATCTACGCAACAGCTTCTATAAAGCTACCGCTCTGTTTCATCGTCAAGTCTCTGTCGAAGAAAGCGTCACGCGTGCAGACTAACTGGATGGGTTACATTGCGGTCGCTACAGACGAGGGAAAGGCGATGCTAGGGAGGAGAGACATTGTTGTAGCTTGGAGAGGAACTCTTCAGCCGTATGAATGGGCTAACGACTTCGATTTTCCTCTCGAGTCAGGTGTCAAAGTTTTCCCTGTGACCGACACCAAACACGTGCCTCGTATTGGAAGTGGCTGGCTTGATGTTTATACAGCTTCTGATGCTATGTCTCCTTATGACACGAGTAGCGCACGTGAACAG GTACAAGCAGAGCTCAAGAGACTGCTAGAAGTATACAAGAACGAAGAAGTAAGCATCACTTTCACAGGCCACAGCTTGGGAGGAGTAATGTCAACTCTAGCAGCTGCAGATCTTGTCCACAGCAGGAAAAACAAGATCGAAGCAGGTCTTCAAAGCAAACAAGTTCCCATCACGGTTTTTGCATTCGGGTGTCCTCGAATCGGGGACCAAGACTTCAAAAGAACAGTCAACTCACACAAAGACCTAAACATCCTAAGAATAGTAAACGTTCCAGACGTGGCACCGAACTATCCGCTCTTCCTGTATGCAGAAGTAGGCGAGGTGCTGCAGATCAATACGCTGAACTCGACTTACCTCAAACGGTCTCTGAACTGGAGGAACTACCATAACCTGGAGATATACCTTCACGGGATAGCAGGGATGCAAGACAAATCCGGGGTGTTTAGACTGGAGATTGGTCGGGATGTTTCGTTGGTGAATAAAGGGTTGGATGCTCTGAAGGATAAGTACTTAGTGCCGAGTACGTGGAGGTGTCTTGCAAACAGTGGGATGGTTCAAATGGATGATGGGACATGGAAGCTGGATGTCCACAggtatgaagatgatgatgatgatgatgatgatgaatccaCAAATAAGTGA